A single genomic interval of Spinacia oleracea cultivar Varoflay chromosome 6, BTI_SOV_V1, whole genome shotgun sequence harbors:
- the LOC110792605 gene encoding probable rhamnogalacturonate lyase B isoform X2 produces MNVSWRKAKSWGLALFITMAVEMFLVSQCFAKDTHGRPKKYDHTTSPGVTLNVTDKEVVIDNGIVQITIANPEGYLTGVSYGGVHNILEYHNKEPNRGYWDVVWDTNGYNGTDWLLGSSFNVVVENEDQVEVSFTYKWDSTTWNTSQVWRIPANVDRRYIMLRGSSGFYAYSILDREEGMPAAKMYQIRSVYKLDEQRFHYMAISDDRQRTMPMPQDRDTGLPLAFKEAVLLTNPTNPDFRGEVDDKYQYSCEDKNNKVHGWISFDPQIGFWIITPTNEFRSAGPVKQDLTSHVGPISLAMFHSAHYAGYDVTMSFQQGEPWKKVFGPYYVYLNSISQDTDFHQLWDDAKHQMIQETRSWPYEFPLSNDFPKSVERGFVFGRLLIHDRYKLRTIMAGSYAWIGLAAPGVAGSWQTETKGYQFWTRADRNGGFLIKGVHEGTYNLFGWVPGFIGDYVYIEDIIITQGSVIKLGNLVYEPLRNGPTLWQIGIPDRTALEFYVPQPSSLFVNKLYTDSDQNKFRQYGLWERYAELYPDNDLIYTVGQSDYHTDWFFAQVTRKAENNTYKPTTWQIIFALHDVIPSTNYTLRIALASATRSELQVRFNDPELTIPHFTTMVIGSDNAIARHGIHGIYRLFNVDVPSEWLCVGNNTIYLKQTKHESPFFGVMYDYIRFEGPPPTT; encoded by the exons TGGAAGACCAAAAAAGTATGACCACACAACCTCCCCAGGAGTTACCTTGAACGTGACAGACAAAGAA GTGGTGATTGATAATGGCATTGTGCAAATCACAATTGCAAATCCAGAAGGCTATCTGACAGGTGTTAGCTACGGTGGAGTGCATAACATACTTGAATATCATAACAAGGAACCAAACAGAGG GTACTGGGATGTAGTTTGGGACACAAATGGTTACAACGGCACTGACTG GTTACTAGGTTCGAGTTTTAATGTGGTGGTAGAAAATGAGGATCAAGTAGAGGTATCATTTACTTATAAATGGGATTCAACCACATGGAACACATCACAAGTATGGAGAATTCCTGCTAATGTAGACAGAAGGTATATAATGCTAAGGGGATCCTCCGGGTTCTATGCATATTCGATCTTAGATCGTGAGGAAGGAATGCCTGCAGCAAAGATGTACCAAATAAGAAGTGTTTATAAGCTTGATGAACAACG GTTTCACTATATGGCCATCTCAGACGACAGGCAAAGGACCATGCCTATGCCACAGGATCGCGATACAGGCCTTCCTCTTGCTTTTAAGGAAGCTGTTCTTTTGACTAATCCAACAAATCCAGATTTCAGAGGCGAG GTAGATGACAAGTACCAGTACTCGTGTGAGGACAAAAACAATAAGGTGCACGGTTGGATATCATTTGATCCACAAATTGGGTTTTGGATTATTACACCCACCAATGAGTTCCGTTCTGCTGGACCTGTTAAGCAAGATCTCACATCCCATGTTGGCCCTATTTCATTAGCT ATGTTTCATAGTGCACACTATGCTGGTTATGATGTTACCATGTCATTTCAACAAGGGGAACCATGGAAGAAGGTGTTTGGCCCTTATTATGTTTACCTTAATTCAATTTCTCAGGACAcagatttccatcaactctggGATGATGCAAAGCACcag ATGATACAAGAAACTAGAAGCTGGCCTTACGAATTTCCATTATCAAATGACTTCCCTAAGTCTGTTGAACGCGGTTTTGTATTTGGTCGGTTGCTTATCCATGACAG GTATAAATTGAGGACAATCATGGCTGGAAGTTATGCTTGGATTGGACTTGCTGCACCAGGTGTAGCCGGATCTTGGCAAACCGAAACAAAG GGTTATCAGTTTTGGACTCGAGCAGACCGTAATGGAGGATTCTTAATAAAAGGGGTTCATGAAGGTACTTACAACTTGTTTGGATGGGTTCCTGGTTTCATTGGAGATTATGTGTACATCGAAGACATCATAATAACTCAAG GTTCAGTGATCAAATTAGGTAATCTTGTGTACGAGCCACTAAGAAATGGACCGACATTATGGCAAATAGGCATTCCTGACCGTACTGCGTTGGAGTTCTATGTTCCTCAGCCAAGTAGCTTATTTGTAAACAAACTTTACACTGACAGCGATCAGAACAA ATTCAGACAATATGGGCTTTGGGAAAGATATGCTGAACTGTATCCTGACAACGATCTCATTTACACAGTTGGTCAAAGTGATTATCATACAGACTGGTTTTTCGCACAGGTGACTAG GAAGGCAGAAAATAATACATATAAACCAACTACATGGCAGATAATATTCGCGCTCCATGATGTGATTCCGTCTACAAACTACACTCTAAGAATTGCCTTGGCTTCTGCCACGAGATCAGAATTGCAA GTAAGATTCAACGATCCAGAGCTCACTATTCCCCACTTCACTACAATGGTTATAGGCTCAGATAACGCCATTGCCAGACATGGTATTCATGGCATATACAGattgtttaatgttgatgttccAAGTGAATGGCTTTGTGTTGGGAACAACACTATATATCTCAAGCAAACCAAACATGAATCCCCATTCTTCGGAGTCATGTATGATTATATTCGTTTCGAAGGCCCCCCTCCAACAACTTGA
- the LOC110792605 gene encoding probable rhamnogalacturonate lyase B isoform X3, with amino-acid sequence MNVSWRKAKSWGLALFITMAVEMFLVSQCFAKDTHGRPKKYDHTTSPGVTLNVTDKEVVIDNGIVQITIANPEGYLTGVSYGGVHNILEYHNKEPNRGYWDVVWDTNGYNGTDWLLGSSFNVVVENEDQVEVSFTYKWDSTTWNTSQVWRIPANVDRRYIMLRGSSGFYAYSILDREEGMPAAKMYQIRSVYKLDEQRFHYMAISDDRQRTMPMPQDRDTGLPLAFKEAVLLTNPTNPDFRGEVDDKYQYSCEDKNNKVHGWISFDPQIGFWIITPTNEFRSAGPVKQDLTSHMFHSAHYAGYDVTMSFQQGEPWKKVFGPYYVYLNSISQDTDFHQLWDDAKHQMIQETRSWPYEFPLSNDFPKSVERGFVFGRLLIHDRYKLRTIMAGSYAWIGLAAPGVAGSWQTETKVHVGYQFWTRADRNGGFLIKGVHEGTYNLFGWVPGFIGDYVYIEDIIITQGSVIKLGNLVYEPLRNGPTLWQIGIPDRTALEFYVPQPSSLFVNKLYTDSDQNKFRQYGLWERYAELYPDNDLIYTVGQSDYHTDWFFAQVTRKAENNTYKPTTWQIIFALHDVIPSTNYTLRIALASATRSELQVRFNDPELTIPHFTTMVIGSDNAIARHGIHGIYRLFNVDVPSEWLCVGNNTIYLKQTKHESPFFGVMYDYIRFEGPPPTT; translated from the exons TGGAAGACCAAAAAAGTATGACCACACAACCTCCCCAGGAGTTACCTTGAACGTGACAGACAAAGAA GTGGTGATTGATAATGGCATTGTGCAAATCACAATTGCAAATCCAGAAGGCTATCTGACAGGTGTTAGCTACGGTGGAGTGCATAACATACTTGAATATCATAACAAGGAACCAAACAGAGG GTACTGGGATGTAGTTTGGGACACAAATGGTTACAACGGCACTGACTG GTTACTAGGTTCGAGTTTTAATGTGGTGGTAGAAAATGAGGATCAAGTAGAGGTATCATTTACTTATAAATGGGATTCAACCACATGGAACACATCACAAGTATGGAGAATTCCTGCTAATGTAGACAGAAGGTATATAATGCTAAGGGGATCCTCCGGGTTCTATGCATATTCGATCTTAGATCGTGAGGAAGGAATGCCTGCAGCAAAGATGTACCAAATAAGAAGTGTTTATAAGCTTGATGAACAACG GTTTCACTATATGGCCATCTCAGACGACAGGCAAAGGACCATGCCTATGCCACAGGATCGCGATACAGGCCTTCCTCTTGCTTTTAAGGAAGCTGTTCTTTTGACTAATCCAACAAATCCAGATTTCAGAGGCGAG GTAGATGACAAGTACCAGTACTCGTGTGAGGACAAAAACAATAAGGTGCACGGTTGGATATCATTTGATCCACAAATTGGGTTTTGGATTATTACACCCACCAATGAGTTCCGTTCTGCTGGACCTGTTAAGCAAGATCTCACATCCCAT ATGTTTCATAGTGCACACTATGCTGGTTATGATGTTACCATGTCATTTCAACAAGGGGAACCATGGAAGAAGGTGTTTGGCCCTTATTATGTTTACCTTAATTCAATTTCTCAGGACAcagatttccatcaactctggGATGATGCAAAGCACcag ATGATACAAGAAACTAGAAGCTGGCCTTACGAATTTCCATTATCAAATGACTTCCCTAAGTCTGTTGAACGCGGTTTTGTATTTGGTCGGTTGCTTATCCATGACAG GTATAAATTGAGGACAATCATGGCTGGAAGTTATGCTTGGATTGGACTTGCTGCACCAGGTGTAGCCGGATCTTGGCAAACCGAAACAAAGGTGCATGTG GGTTATCAGTTTTGGACTCGAGCAGACCGTAATGGAGGATTCTTAATAAAAGGGGTTCATGAAGGTACTTACAACTTGTTTGGATGGGTTCCTGGTTTCATTGGAGATTATGTGTACATCGAAGACATCATAATAACTCAAG GTTCAGTGATCAAATTAGGTAATCTTGTGTACGAGCCACTAAGAAATGGACCGACATTATGGCAAATAGGCATTCCTGACCGTACTGCGTTGGAGTTCTATGTTCCTCAGCCAAGTAGCTTATTTGTAAACAAACTTTACACTGACAGCGATCAGAACAA ATTCAGACAATATGGGCTTTGGGAAAGATATGCTGAACTGTATCCTGACAACGATCTCATTTACACAGTTGGTCAAAGTGATTATCATACAGACTGGTTTTTCGCACAGGTGACTAG GAAGGCAGAAAATAATACATATAAACCAACTACATGGCAGATAATATTCGCGCTCCATGATGTGATTCCGTCTACAAACTACACTCTAAGAATTGCCTTGGCTTCTGCCACGAGATCAGAATTGCAA GTAAGATTCAACGATCCAGAGCTCACTATTCCCCACTTCACTACAATGGTTATAGGCTCAGATAACGCCATTGCCAGACATGGTATTCATGGCATATACAGattgtttaatgttgatgttccAAGTGAATGGCTTTGTGTTGGGAACAACACTATATATCTCAAGCAAACCAAACATGAATCCCCATTCTTCGGAGTCATGTATGATTATATTCGTTTCGAAGGCCCCCCTCCAACAACTTGA
- the LOC110792608 gene encoding uncharacterized protein, whose product MSTDERVGSPVRNTEIVVICECMHHCSMEDIKSVGNFYTWNNKQQGTARVFSKIDRVMANPKWLGDYSSTEVFFMNEGCFDHSPGLLTVYPRDTGGRKPFKYFTMWKSAPRFMTIIQEQWNSQVQGRKMFCVVHKLKKVKLALKELNMGGFSDIQASDLQAYHDMVTSQTAMHLQPTDQTLADAEIIAVQNYKIKHQAYLDFLKQKAKAAWLKDGDENTSLFHQSIKARNVHNQVYSIHDMDGVWRDNPADISQLAFLNFYTALLGGPMVTHAHRDILNAPYTAAEVKKALFSIPGVKAPGPNGFGSYFFKDAWNIVGDDIINVVLDVLQ is encoded by the exons atgaGTACTGATGAGAGAGTTGGTTCTCCTGTCAGGAATACAGAAATAGTTGTTATTTGTGAGTGTATGCACCATTGTAGTATGGAGGATATTAAAAGTGTGGGTAATTTCTACACTTGGAATAACAAGCAGCAGGGTACAGCTAGGGTATTCTCTAAAATTGATAGAGTAATGGCTAACCCCAAATGGCTAGGTGATTATAGTTCAACTGAGGTTTTCTTTATGAATGAGGGGTGTTTTGATCATTCTCCTGGTTTATTGACTGTTTACCCTAGGGATACAGGGGGGAGAAAGCCTTTCAAATACTTTACAATGTGGAAATCTGCTCCTCGGTTCATGACAATTATTCAGGAACAATGGAATAGTCAAGTACAGGGGAGAAAGATGTTTTGTGTAGTTCATAAGTTGAAGAAGGTGAAGTTGGCTCTTAAAGAGTTGAATATGGGTGGTTTTTCTGATATTCAAGCTTCTGATCTTCAAGCTTATCATGACATGGTTACATCTCAAACTGCAATGCATCTTCAGCCTACTGATCAGACACTTGCTGATGCAGAAATCATTGCAGTACAGAATTATAAAATTAAGCATCAAGCTTATCTGGATTTCTTGAAACAGAAGGCAAAAGCTGCTTGGCTTaaagatggtgatgaaaatacTTCTTTATTTCACCAGAGTATTAAAGCTAGGAATGTTCATAATCAGGTTTACAGTATTCATGACATGGATGGGGTTTGGAGAGATAACCCTGCAGATATTTCTCAATTAgcctttttaaatttttatacagCTCTGTTGG GTGGTCCTATGGTTACTCATGCTCATAGAGATATCCTTAATGCTCCATACACAGCTGCTGAAGTAAAGAAGGCTTTGTTCTCTATTCCTGGTGTGAAAGCCCCAGGTCCTAATGGTTTTGGTTCATATTTTTTCAAGGATGCCTGGAACATTGTTGGTGATGATATTATTAATGTTGTGCTTGATGTTCTGCAGTAA
- the LOC110792605 gene encoding probable rhamnogalacturonate lyase B isoform X1, producing the protein MNVSWRKAKSWGLALFITMAVEMFLVSQCFAKDTHGRPKKYDHTTSPGVTLNVTDKEVVIDNGIVQITIANPEGYLTGVSYGGVHNILEYHNKEPNRGYWDVVWDTNGYNGTDWLLGSSFNVVVENEDQVEVSFTYKWDSTTWNTSQVWRIPANVDRRYIMLRGSSGFYAYSILDREEGMPAAKMYQIRSVYKLDEQRFHYMAISDDRQRTMPMPQDRDTGLPLAFKEAVLLTNPTNPDFRGEVDDKYQYSCEDKNNKVHGWISFDPQIGFWIITPTNEFRSAGPVKQDLTSHVGPISLAMFHSAHYAGYDVTMSFQQGEPWKKVFGPYYVYLNSISQDTDFHQLWDDAKHQMIQETRSWPYEFPLSNDFPKSVERGFVFGRLLIHDRYKLRTIMAGSYAWIGLAAPGVAGSWQTETKVHVGYQFWTRADRNGGFLIKGVHEGTYNLFGWVPGFIGDYVYIEDIIITQGSVIKLGNLVYEPLRNGPTLWQIGIPDRTALEFYVPQPSSLFVNKLYTDSDQNKFRQYGLWERYAELYPDNDLIYTVGQSDYHTDWFFAQVTRKAENNTYKPTTWQIIFALHDVIPSTNYTLRIALASATRSELQVRFNDPELTIPHFTTMVIGSDNAIARHGIHGIYRLFNVDVPSEWLCVGNNTIYLKQTKHESPFFGVMYDYIRFEGPPPTT; encoded by the exons TGGAAGACCAAAAAAGTATGACCACACAACCTCCCCAGGAGTTACCTTGAACGTGACAGACAAAGAA GTGGTGATTGATAATGGCATTGTGCAAATCACAATTGCAAATCCAGAAGGCTATCTGACAGGTGTTAGCTACGGTGGAGTGCATAACATACTTGAATATCATAACAAGGAACCAAACAGAGG GTACTGGGATGTAGTTTGGGACACAAATGGTTACAACGGCACTGACTG GTTACTAGGTTCGAGTTTTAATGTGGTGGTAGAAAATGAGGATCAAGTAGAGGTATCATTTACTTATAAATGGGATTCAACCACATGGAACACATCACAAGTATGGAGAATTCCTGCTAATGTAGACAGAAGGTATATAATGCTAAGGGGATCCTCCGGGTTCTATGCATATTCGATCTTAGATCGTGAGGAAGGAATGCCTGCAGCAAAGATGTACCAAATAAGAAGTGTTTATAAGCTTGATGAACAACG GTTTCACTATATGGCCATCTCAGACGACAGGCAAAGGACCATGCCTATGCCACAGGATCGCGATACAGGCCTTCCTCTTGCTTTTAAGGAAGCTGTTCTTTTGACTAATCCAACAAATCCAGATTTCAGAGGCGAG GTAGATGACAAGTACCAGTACTCGTGTGAGGACAAAAACAATAAGGTGCACGGTTGGATATCATTTGATCCACAAATTGGGTTTTGGATTATTACACCCACCAATGAGTTCCGTTCTGCTGGACCTGTTAAGCAAGATCTCACATCCCATGTTGGCCCTATTTCATTAGCT ATGTTTCATAGTGCACACTATGCTGGTTATGATGTTACCATGTCATTTCAACAAGGGGAACCATGGAAGAAGGTGTTTGGCCCTTATTATGTTTACCTTAATTCAATTTCTCAGGACAcagatttccatcaactctggGATGATGCAAAGCACcag ATGATACAAGAAACTAGAAGCTGGCCTTACGAATTTCCATTATCAAATGACTTCCCTAAGTCTGTTGAACGCGGTTTTGTATTTGGTCGGTTGCTTATCCATGACAG GTATAAATTGAGGACAATCATGGCTGGAAGTTATGCTTGGATTGGACTTGCTGCACCAGGTGTAGCCGGATCTTGGCAAACCGAAACAAAGGTGCATGTG GGTTATCAGTTTTGGACTCGAGCAGACCGTAATGGAGGATTCTTAATAAAAGGGGTTCATGAAGGTACTTACAACTTGTTTGGATGGGTTCCTGGTTTCATTGGAGATTATGTGTACATCGAAGACATCATAATAACTCAAG GTTCAGTGATCAAATTAGGTAATCTTGTGTACGAGCCACTAAGAAATGGACCGACATTATGGCAAATAGGCATTCCTGACCGTACTGCGTTGGAGTTCTATGTTCCTCAGCCAAGTAGCTTATTTGTAAACAAACTTTACACTGACAGCGATCAGAACAA ATTCAGACAATATGGGCTTTGGGAAAGATATGCTGAACTGTATCCTGACAACGATCTCATTTACACAGTTGGTCAAAGTGATTATCATACAGACTGGTTTTTCGCACAGGTGACTAG GAAGGCAGAAAATAATACATATAAACCAACTACATGGCAGATAATATTCGCGCTCCATGATGTGATTCCGTCTACAAACTACACTCTAAGAATTGCCTTGGCTTCTGCCACGAGATCAGAATTGCAA GTAAGATTCAACGATCCAGAGCTCACTATTCCCCACTTCACTACAATGGTTATAGGCTCAGATAACGCCATTGCCAGACATGGTATTCATGGCATATACAGattgtttaatgttgatgttccAAGTGAATGGCTTTGTGTTGGGAACAACACTATATATCTCAAGCAAACCAAACATGAATCCCCATTCTTCGGAGTCATGTATGATTATATTCGTTTCGAAGGCCCCCCTCCAACAACTTGA